The following coding sequences are from one Terriglobia bacterium window:
- the efp gene encoding elongation factor P, with the protein MIQATQLRRGNTILMNGELYQVVDYQHITPGNWRGMVQTKLRKLSTGSIIDHRFRSEDRVERAILDEREMEYLYKDGTDHYFMDTENYEQIHFNEEMLGDAVNYLVANSKIKVEFYDDKPLGVELPATIDLRVVETEPGMPSATVSNVLKPAKLETGLVVGVPHFVQEGEVIKVDTTEGKYMERVRH; encoded by the coding sequence ATGATTCAAGCAACACAGCTGCGCCGGGGAAACACCATTCTGATGAATGGTGAGCTCTACCAAGTAGTGGATTATCAGCATATTACGCCGGGAAATTGGCGTGGAATGGTGCAGACGAAGCTGCGCAAACTCAGCACCGGTTCGATCATCGATCACCGGTTCCGGTCGGAAGACCGCGTGGAACGGGCCATTCTGGACGAGCGTGAGATGGAGTACCTGTATAAGGATGGAACGGACCATTACTTTATGGACACTGAGAACTACGAGCAGATCCATTTCAACGAGGAAATGCTTGGGGATGCGGTCAATTACCTGGTCGCCAATTCGAAAATAAAAGTTGAGTTTTATGACGACAAGCCGCTTGGTGTCGAATTGCCAGCAACAATCGATCTGCGAGTCGTGGAAACCGAGCCGGGAATGCCTTCAGCGACAGTCAGCAACGTGCTGAAACCGGCGAAGCTCGAGACCGGGCTCGTGGTCGGAGTGCCGCACTTTGTTCAGGAAGGTGAAGTAATTAAAGTGGACACCACTGAAGGAAAATACATGGAGCGGGTCAGACACTAG